Proteins from a genomic interval of Cottoperca gobio chromosome 8, fCotGob3.1, whole genome shotgun sequence:
- the cox6a2 gene encoding cytochrome c oxidase subunit 6A2, mitochondrial, whose amino-acid sequence MSVSPAALAARRVLAAASHSSHEGGARTWKILSFVLAFPGVAVCMANAYMKMQSSSHDQPEFVPYPHLRVRTKKFPWGDGNHSLFHNPHYNALPDGFEKSHH is encoded by the exons ATGTCTGTGTCTCCAGCTGCCTTGGCTGCTCGACGGGTGCTCGCTGCTGCGTCACACTCCAGCCATGAAGGAGGAG CGAGGACCTGGAAGATACTGAGCTTTGTTTTGGCCTTTCCCGGTGTTGCTGTCTGCATGGCCAACGCCTACATGAAGATGCAGTCGAGCTCGCATGATCAGCCAGAATTTGTGCCATATCCTCATCTGCGTGTTCGCACTAAG AAATTCCCCTGGGGCGATGGAAACCACTCTCTGTTCCACAACCCTCACTACAACGCTCTGCCCGATGGCTTCGAGAAATCCCATCACTGA